GCTGCTGGACAGCCTGAAGAAGGCGATCCGCATCAGCATCCAGCAGCAGGAGCAGATGTCGGCCACGCAGGAGGTGCGCCAGCGCCTGGAGCGCATCACCGACCGCGAACGGCTGATCCTGCGCCTGGTGGCCGAGGGGCAGTCCAGCAAGGAAATCGCCCGCGAGCTGGACGTATCGCCGCGCACGGTGGAAGCGCACCGTGCCAAGCTGTTCGAAAAACTGGAAATCGATTCACTGGCCGAGCTGGTGCGCTTCTACCTGAGCGCGCTGGACGTCACCCAGCCCGGCCAACAATAAGCCCGCAACATGACCCGACTCTTCAACAAAATCGGCCTGGTGGCCCGCCACGGCAAGCCGCACATCATCGAATCGCTGCAAAAGTTGGCCGCACACCTGGCCTCGCGTGGTTTCCACGTCCTGCTGGACAAGGAAAGCTGCACCGGCGGCCCGGCCGTGCCCTACCCGCTGGTGGAACGCGAAGACCTGGGCAAACTGGCCGACCTGGTCATCGTACTGGGCGGCGACGGCACCATGCTGTCGGTGGCGCGCGTGCTGGCGCCCTACCGCGTGCCCATGGTCGGCATCAACCAGGGCCGCCTGGGCTTCATGACCGACATCTCGCTGCACGAGATGCTGAATGCGGTGGACGGCATCCTCGACGGCCAGTTCGTGCCGGAAGAGCGCATCCTGCTGCACGCCTCGGTGATCCGCGAGGACGCCGAAGTGGTCAGCGCGCTGGCGCTGAACGACGTGGTGATCAGCCGCGGCTCGCTGGGTTCGATGATCGAGTTCGAAGTATTCGTCGACAACCAGTTCGTCTACAGCCAGCGTTCCGACGGCCTGATCATCAGCACCCCCACCGGCTCCACCGCCTACTCGCTGGCTTCCGGCGGCCCCATCCTGCACCCCACGCTACAGGCGTTTGCGCTGGTGCCGATCTGCCCGCAGTCGCTGTCCAACCGCCCCATCGCCATCAGCAACAACTGCGAGGTGGAGTTCATGCTCACCCGCGGGCTGGATACCAAGGTGCATTTCGACGGCCAGTCGCACTGCGACCTGATGGAAATGGACCGCGTGATCATCCGCAGCTACCGCAACACGCTGAAGATCCTGCACCCGGTGGGTTACAACTACTACGACATGCTGCGCCACAAGCTCCACTGGGGCGAGCGCCTGCTGTGAGGCCAACATGCTGTTATCGCTGAACGTCAAGGATTTCGTCATCGTCGACCAGCTGCAGCTGGAATTCGCGCCCGGCTTCACCGTACTCACCGGCGAAACCGGCGCCGGCAAATCCATCATCCTCGATGCACTGGGCCTGCTGCTGGGCGACCGCGCCGAAGTGAGCCAGATCCGCGAAGGCGCCGACCGCGCCGAGTTGGCCGCACACTTCGACATCGCCCGCCTGCCCGACCTGCAAGCCTGGCTGGAAGAAAACGCGCTGGCCGGCGACGAAGGCAGCGAGCTGCTGATCCGCCGCCTCATCGACCGTGGCGGGCGCTCGCGCAGCTTCGTCAACGGCCAGCCGGCCACCCAGGGCCAGCTCAAGACCATGGGCGACTACCTGGTGGACATCCACGGCCAGCATGCACACCAGTCGCTGGTGCGCCCGGACGCCCAGCGCGAGCTGCTGGACGCCTATGCCGGCGCCGGCCAGCTGGCGCGCGACGTGCGCGCCGCCTGGCAGGGCTGGCAGCAGGCACGCAAGGCGCGCGAGGAGGCCGACCGCCGCCAGCGCGAATCGGAAGTGGAGCGCGAGCGCCTCACCTGGCAGATCGGCGAGCTGTCCGAGCTGGGCCTTGCCGCCGACGAATGGCCGCAGCTCAACCAGCTGCACAGCCGGCTGGCCAATGCCGCCGAACTGGCGCAATCGGCGCAGGCGGCGGTGGAGGTGCTGTCGGAAATGGACGGCAGCTGCCTCACCCTGCTGTCGCAGGTGCAGAGCCGGCTGGGCAAGCTGTCCGGCTACGACCCGCGGCTGGCCGAGTCACTGGCGCTGCTGGACTCGGTGGATGCCGAGCTGCGCGAAGTGGTGTACAGCCTGCGCGACTACGCCGGCGGCTTCGAGGACGACCCCGGCCAGCTGGCCGAGGTGGAAACCCGCATCCACACCCTGATGAGCGCCGCGCGCAAATACCGCTGCCAGCCGGAAGACCTGCCGAAGAAACTGGCCGACTGGCAACAGCAACTGAGCGAGCTGGAAGCTGCCAGCGACATCGACGCGCTGAGCGTGGCGGAAAGCGCCGCGCTGGCGAGCTACCGCGCGCACGCCGAAGCACTGTCCGCCAAGCGCCGGCAGGCCGCCGCCGAGCTGTCGACGCGCATCGGCAAGGAAATGCAGCGCCTGGCGATGGAAGGCGCGCGCTTCGCCATCGAGCTGTCCGCCGCCAGCGAACCCACCGCCCACGGCCTGGAAACCATCGAATACCTGGTTGCGGCCAACCAGGGCGGCACGCTGCGGCCGCTGGCCAAGGTGGCCTCCGGCGGCGAACTGTCGCGCATCAGCCTCGCCATGCAAGTGGTGATCAGCCAGGTGGCCAGTGTGCCGACACTGATCTTCGACGAAGTGGACGTGGGCATCGGCGGCCGCGTGGCCGAAGTGGTGGGCAAACTGCTGCGCCAGCTGGGCGAACGCTACCAGGTGCTGTGCGTCACCCACCTGCCGCAGGTCGCCTCCTGCGGCAACCAGCACTGGCGCGTCAGCAAATCGCTGCAGGACAAGCGCACCGTCAGCCGCATCAGCCCGTTGGACGCCGAAGGCCGCATCCTGGAAATCGCCCGCATGCTGGGCGGCGAGGACATCACCGCCACCACGCGCCAGCACGCCAGCGAGATGCTGGCCAGCAATGCCTGAGCGCCGCAACGCCAACCATCAGCCCGGCCTCGCGCCGGGCTTTTTCATGCCGCCAGCCAGGCGCTGTACAGCTCGCCGCTTCATGCCGCCAGCCAGGCGCTGTACAGCTCGCCGCGCATCGGTACGCCGGACTCCTGGCGCAGTATCACCGGGCGACTTTGCCAGCGTGCAAAGCCGGCGGCGGCCAGTTGTGCGGCGAGGTAGGCCGGCGCGTGGCTGTAGCGGCCGCTGCTATTGAGATGGAAGCCCGCCGCATCGCCGGCCAGCAACTCGCTGGAAAACACCAGTTGCCCGCCCGGCCGCAGGCTGCGGGCAATGGCCGGCAGTACAGCGGATAGCTCGCCGATGTAGATGAAGGTATCCATGCACACCGCCAGGTCGAAGCGCTCGGGCTGCGTTGCCAGCCAGCTGCCCAGCTCCGCCTGCTCCAGCTGCTGGTAGATGCCCTTGGCCTGCGCCTCGCGCAGCATGCCGGCACTCAGGTCCACGCCAACCAGGCGGCTGGCATGCGGCTGCAACACGCTGCCGATCAGCCCGGTGCCACAGCCCAGGTCGGCGATGCGCCAGCCGGCTTGCGGCCAACCCTGCTCCGCCGCCAGCGCCGCCACCATGGCCGGGCCCTGGTAGTCCAGCTCGCCCAGCTTGCGCTCGAAGCTGGCGGAGAACTGGTCAAACGCCTGCTGCACATAGGCATCGCTGCAGCGCGCCGGGGTGTCGCTGCCACCACAGGCGGCCAGCAGATGCTGCGCGATGGCGTTGTCCGGCTGCTGCACCAGCCACTGCCGCAGCAGCGCCTGCGCTGCCTCGGGCTGGCCGGTTTCCGCCAGCGCCTGCGCCAGTGTGGCTGGCGGATGTTTGCTGACACCCTCGCAGACAATGCCACGGTAGTTGCACTGCTGCGCCAGCGCCGCCTCACCGTTGGCCGCATGGTGCGCAGACAGCAGGAACCAGGCATCGGGCATGTCCGGCTTCAGCTGCAGCGCTTGCAGCCAGGCCTGTTCTGCCTGTTCGGCATTGCCCAGCGCCGCCTCGCTGGCACCCAGATTGGTCCAGAAAAAATACTGCCCGGCATCGCGCGCCAGCGCGGCGCGGAAAGCCGCCACCGCGTCCGCGTAGTGCTGCAGGCTGGCGCTGACGATGCCCAGGCTGAACCACCACGCCGCCGGGGTGCTGTCCGCCTGCACCGCCTGTTGCAGCCAGGGCAGCGCCTCGGCATCTCGCCCCTGCTGGTGCAGAGCACAGCCCAGCCAGTGCTGGCCGGCGGCATCGTCGGGATTGGCCGCAAGGTGCTGCCGGTACAGCGCTTCGGCGGCGGCGAGGTCGCCGGCCAGGTGCTGGCGCTGGGCGGACTGGAACAGGGATTCGGTAGCGGACATGGCGTGACGGCGAGCGGGGAAAGGCTGTCACTATATGAATTTTGCGCGGCAGCGGCCAGCGGGACGCCCCATGCAGGGCGGAAGCCCAAAGGGCGCTCCGCCAGCATGCGGCCAACCTGAGTGTGGCGGAACGCCCGGCCTTGCCGGGCTTCCGCCCTGCGGCGCTACTTCACGGCGGCGACGAAGTCGGCGAATGCCGCCACCAGCCGGTCGACATCGGCCTCGGTGGTGTCCGGGCACACCAGGATCATATTGTGGAACGGCGTGATCAGCAGGCCGCGGTTGAGCAGGAACAGGTGCACGATATGCTCCAAGTCGCTGTCCAGTATCCTGTCGGCCTCGCTGCCGTTCTGCGGCGGCGTGGCGGTGAACTGGAACTCGGTGCGCGCGCCGATCTGCGTCACGCACCACGGCAGCCCGTGCTGCGTGATGACAGCTCGCAAACCTGCGGCCAACCTTTCCGCCAGGCCGAACATATACCGGTAGGCTTCGTCGGTCATCACCTCGGCAAGGTTCGCCCGCATCGCCGCCATGGCCAGCAGGTTGGCGGTAAGCGTGGTGCCGATGCCGCTATGCCCCGGCGGCGCGGTGCGCTTGGCTTCCTCGGCACGGTGGGCGGTCTGCTCGCTGAAGCCGTACACCGCGCACGGCACGCCGCCGGCTACCGGTTTGCCCACCACCAGCAGGTCCGGCTGCAGGCCGTGGGCGCGGGTGTAGCCCCCGGGGCCGCTGCTGATGGTGTGGGTCTCGTCGATCAGCAGCAGCGTGCCGTAGCGCTGGCACAGCGCCTGTGCCGCCTGCCAGAAGCCCGGCTGCGGCAGCACCATACCGATATTGGTCATTGCCGGCTCGGCCAGCAGGCAGGCCACCTGGCCGTCCTGCAGCGCTGCTTCCAGCGCCGCCAGGTCGTTGAACTCCACGCTGCGGGTATGTTGGGTAATGTCGTATACCTGGCCCAGCAGGCTGTTGCGAGTCTGCGGCTGGCCATCCACCAGATCGACGAACACATCGTCCACCGTGCCGTGGTAGCAGCCGTTGAAGATCAGCACCTTGCTGCGATGGGTGATCGCCCGCGCCCAGCGGATGGCATATCGGTTGGCGTCGGAGGCGGACAGCGCGAACTGCCAGTACGGCAGGCCGAAGCGGCGCGCCAGTTCCTGCGCCACCCACACGCCGTCCTCGCTGGGCAGCATGGCGGTGTAGCCACGCTGTGCCTGGCGGGCGATGGCCTCGGCCACCGGTTTGGGGCTGTGGCCGAACATGGCGCCGGTGTCGCCCAGGCAGAAGTCCACGTAGTCGTGGCCGTCCACATCCTGGAAACGCGCGCCCTGCGCCGCCGCCACGTACAGCGAGAACGGCGTGGACCAGTCGTTCATCCAGTGCAGCGGCACGCCGAACAGCAGGTGGCCGGCGGCACGCGACGACAGCTCGCGCGAACGCGGCATGCGGCCGATAAAGGCATTGCGTTCAAGGTGGTGCAGCGCCTGGGCCTTGTCCCAGTCGATGCCGTGGCGGGTGTTCATGCTGTTCTCCTTGTGTTTTGTCTTGTGCCGGCATGCGGCCAACGTTGGCCGCATGCCGTGAATCGGTGTTGTCGCACTTACACGTGCAGCTGCAGGTGTTCGCGCTCCCAGGCGGTAATGCCGCGGTTGAAGGTTTCGAACTCTTTCTCCTTCACCGCGCAGAACGCCTGCACGAACTCCTCGCCCAGAATCTCCGCCAGCTCCGGGCAGGCCTGCATCAGCTCCACCGCGTCTTCCAGGCTGCGCGGCAGCTCGTAGTCCAGGTCGTAGGCGCTGTCGTTCATCGGTGCGGAAGGCTCGATCTTGCCCACCATGCCCAGGTAGCCGCAGGCCAGGGTGGCGGCCATTGCCAGGTAGGGATTCACGTCCACGCCGGGCACGCGGTTTTCCAGCCGGCGCGCCGCCGGGCCGGACGGCGGAATGCGGATGCCGCAGGTGCGGTTGTCGTAGCCCCAGCGTACATTGATGGGCGCCGCGGTGTGGCGGCTCAGGCGGCGGTAGCTGTTCACGTACGGCGCCAGCATCGGCATGGCATGCGGCAGGTATCGCTGCATGCCGCCGATGTGGTGGAAGAACAGCTCGCTGGCGCTGCCATCCGGCTGCGAGAAGATGTTCTCGCCGCTTTCGCTGCTCACGATGCTCTGGTGGATGTGCATGGCGCTGCCCGGCTCGCCTTCCATCGGCTTGGCCATGAAGGTGGCGAAGATATTGTGACGGTAGGCGGTTTCGCGCACCGCGCGCTTGAACAGGAACACCTGGTCGGCTAGCGCCATGGCGTCGCCGTGGCTGAAGTTGATCTCCATCTGGCAGGCGCCCACTTCGTGGATCAGCGTTTCCACATTGAGTTTGGCTGCCTCGCAGAACGCCGACAGCTCCTGGAAGAAGGGGTCGAAATCATTCACCGCATCGATGGAGAACGACTGGCGGCCCACCTCGGAACGGCCTGCGCGGCCGGATGGCGGGCGCAGCGGTTCGTGCGGGTTGTTGTTCTGGCGGATCAGGTAGAACTCCATCTCCGGCGCCACCACCGGGCGCCAGCCTCGGTTTTCGTACAGTTTCAGCACCTTGCGCAGCACTGCGCGCGGCGAGATGCCCACCGGGCGGCCGTCGAAGTCCTCGCAGTCGTGGATCACCACCGCCACCGGCTCGATGGCCCACGGCACCAGGCGGATGGTGGACGGGTCCGGCCGGCACACCATGTCCGGGTCGTTGGCGCCGGCAAAGCGCTCGAACTCGGCGAATTCGCCGTTCACGGTGATGGTGAGCACTGCCTTGGACATCTTCATACTGTCTTCGGCCAGGAACAGGTTCTTGGGCACGATCTTGCCGCGCGCCACCCCGGTCATGTCGGGTATCACGCACTCCACTTCGTGGATACTGTGTTCGCGTATGAACGCGGCGAGTTGTTCATTCATGGTCGTTCTCCTCCGGTATTCCGATCATCATGTTCCGTTGGTTCCCGTCCTTGCCCAGCTTGATCCATCCCTTGCAAAACAGAAAACCGCAGCAAAACGCAGGTGGTGCTGCGCATGGTAGATTTGATCAAATAACCATGTCAACAATTTGATCAAATGCAAATTTGCATCGCTGCCCTGCTCTGCTATGCTTGCGGCCAACTTTGCCCGCCTCCCCGCCATGAAAACCGCTTCCGCCTCCACCCTGCAGGACGACATCTACGACAAAATGCGCCACATGCTGATGCTGGGGCGCTGGCTGCCGGGCGAGCGTCTGAAGATCAACCACCTGGCCAGCGAGCTGGGCGTGAGCCAGATGCCGGTACGCGCCGCGCTGCAAAGGTTGGCCGCAGAAAAGGCGCTGGTGAACGTACCCAATTGCGGTGTGACCGTGCCGCAGCTCAGCGTGGCGCAGTTCGACGACATCCTGCAAAACCGCATCCTGCTGGAAGGCGAAGCCGCCTACCTTGGCGCGCAGCGGCTGGATGCCGCCGGCCGCGAGCAGCTGCTGGCCTTGTGCCAGCAGATGGATGCCGCGATTGCCGCCGACGATGTAAAAGGCTACCTGGACGCCAACGAGCTGTTCCACCTGGCGCTGTACCATGCGGCCAACTCGCCGCTGCTGCTGTCGCTGATCGAAACCGTGTGGCTGCACGTGGGGCCGATTTCCAACCAGCTGCACCAGGATCTGGACGTGTGGAAAACCATGAACGATGCCCACAGTGTGCTGCTGCGGGCATTGCAGAATAATGACGCCGACGGCGTGCGCGCCGCCATTGCCCAGGACCTGCGCACCGCCGGCAG
This Vogesella sp. LIG4 DNA region includes the following protein-coding sequences:
- a CDS encoding NAD kinase, producing the protein MTRLFNKIGLVARHGKPHIIESLQKLAAHLASRGFHVLLDKESCTGGPAVPYPLVEREDLGKLADLVIVLGGDGTMLSVARVLAPYRVPMVGINQGRLGFMTDISLHEMLNAVDGILDGQFVPEERILLHASVIREDAEVVSALALNDVVISRGSLGSMIEFEVFVDNQFVYSQRSDGLIISTPTGSTAYSLASGGPILHPTLQAFALVPICPQSLSNRPIAISNNCEVEFMLTRGLDTKVHFDGQSHCDLMEMDRVIIRSYRNTLKILHPVGYNYYDMLRHKLHWGERLL
- the recN gene encoding DNA repair protein RecN, which encodes MLLSLNVKDFVIVDQLQLEFAPGFTVLTGETGAGKSIILDALGLLLGDRAEVSQIREGADRAELAAHFDIARLPDLQAWLEENALAGDEGSELLIRRLIDRGGRSRSFVNGQPATQGQLKTMGDYLVDIHGQHAHQSLVRPDAQRELLDAYAGAGQLARDVRAAWQGWQQARKAREEADRRQRESEVERERLTWQIGELSELGLAADEWPQLNQLHSRLANAAELAQSAQAAVEVLSEMDGSCLTLLSQVQSRLGKLSGYDPRLAESLALLDSVDAELREVVYSLRDYAGGFEDDPGQLAEVETRIHTLMSAARKYRCQPEDLPKKLADWQQQLSELEAASDIDALSVAESAALASYRAHAEALSAKRRQAAAELSTRIGKEMQRLAMEGARFAIELSAASEPTAHGLETIEYLVAANQGGTLRPLAKVASGGELSRISLAMQVVISQVASVPTLIFDEVDVGIGGRVAEVVGKLLRQLGERYQVLCVTHLPQVASCGNQHWRVSKSLQDKRTVSRISPLDAEGRILEIARMLGGEDITATTRQHASEMLASNA
- a CDS encoding methyltransferase domain-containing protein, with translation MSATESLFQSAQRQHLAGDLAAAEALYRQHLAANPDDAAGQHWLGCALHQQGRDAEALPWLQQAVQADSTPAAWWFSLGIVSASLQHYADAVAAFRAALARDAGQYFFWTNLGASEAALGNAEQAEQAWLQALQLKPDMPDAWFLLSAHHAANGEAALAQQCNYRGIVCEGVSKHPPATLAQALAETGQPEAAQALLRQWLVQQPDNAIAQHLLAACGGSDTPARCSDAYVQQAFDQFSASFERKLGELDYQGPAMVAALAAEQGWPQAGWRIADLGCGTGLIGSVLQPHASRLVGVDLSAGMLREAQAKGIYQQLEQAELGSWLATQPERFDLAVCMDTFIYIGELSAVLPAIARSLRPGGQLVFSSELLAGDAAGFHLNSSGRYSHAPAYLAAQLAAAGFARWQSRPVILRQESGVPMRGELYSAWLAA
- a CDS encoding aspartate aminotransferase family protein, which translates into the protein MNTRHGIDWDKAQALHHLERNAFIGRMPRSRELSSRAAGHLLFGVPLHWMNDWSTPFSLYVAAAQGARFQDVDGHDYVDFCLGDTGAMFGHSPKPVAEAIARQAQRGYTAMLPSEDGVWVAQELARRFGLPYWQFALSASDANRYAIRWARAITHRSKVLIFNGCYHGTVDDVFVDLVDGQPQTRNSLLGQVYDITQHTRSVEFNDLAALEAALQDGQVACLLAEPAMTNIGMVLPQPGFWQAAQALCQRYGTLLLIDETHTISSGPGGYTRAHGLQPDLLVVGKPVAGGVPCAVYGFSEQTAHRAEEAKRTAPPGHSGIGTTLTANLLAMAAMRANLAEVMTDEAYRYMFGLAERLAAGLRAVITQHGLPWCVTQIGARTEFQFTATPPQNGSEADRILDSDLEHIVHLFLLNRGLLITPFHNMILVCPDTTEADVDRLVAAFADFVAAVK
- a CDS encoding glutamine synthetase family protein, coding for MNEQLAAFIREHSIHEVECVIPDMTGVARGKIVPKNLFLAEDSMKMSKAVLTITVNGEFAEFERFAGANDPDMVCRPDPSTIRLVPWAIEPVAVVIHDCEDFDGRPVGISPRAVLRKVLKLYENRGWRPVVAPEMEFYLIRQNNNPHEPLRPPSGRAGRSEVGRQSFSIDAVNDFDPFFQELSAFCEAAKLNVETLIHEVGACQMEINFSHGDAMALADQVFLFKRAVRETAYRHNIFATFMAKPMEGEPGSAMHIHQSIVSSESGENIFSQPDGSASELFFHHIGGMQRYLPHAMPMLAPYVNSYRRLSRHTAAPINVRWGYDNRTCGIRIPPSGPAARRLENRVPGVDVNPYLAMAATLACGYLGMVGKIEPSAPMNDSAYDLDYELPRSLEDAVELMQACPELAEILGEEFVQAFCAVKEKEFETFNRGITAWEREHLQLHV
- a CDS encoding GntR family transcriptional regulator, whose amino-acid sequence is MKTASASTLQDDIYDKMRHMLMLGRWLPGERLKINHLASELGVSQMPVRAALQRLAAEKALVNVPNCGVTVPQLSVAQFDDILQNRILLEGEAAYLGAQRLDAAGREQLLALCQQMDAAIAADDVKGYLDANELFHLALYHAANSPLLLSLIETVWLHVGPISNQLHQDLDVWKTMNDAHSVLLRALQNNDADGVRAAIAQDLRTAGSYLRRLCLD